Proteins from a genomic interval of Candidatus Rokuibacteriota bacterium:
- a CDS encoding amidohydrolase, giving the protein MRLLPDLVYADGRFQPGLSVEVVEGRIAAIGPAGDPAGAVRLAGRLLLPGTVNAHCHTFQSLLRGLGDDLDFMAWRDRVLYPYSTRLDREGIYVGAAFAFAEMLLHGATTCVDFFYLQDEGNDNALAVIQAARDVGIRLVLARAMYDWEGAPARYREKPAEAARRTADLIAKYATDPLVRVQPAPHSPHGASPAMIRAGFEVAQSAGTPFHIHVAEGQYEGARTLKEHGATPIRYLDKLGVLGERMIGVHCVWLDDDEVRLMGERGAALAYCPSSNMILGDGITRITELLDAGVRIGLGTDGGCTNNRLSVFEEMRMAALLQKVRHLDGTRVPAERAFQMGTLDGGRLLDLQVGDVKRDMLADFVAVDLGHPSLHPPTNLLKNVVYAMSPQAITDVWVHGRQVVKDQRLTMLDQDSLMERVRALTRGWTAG; this is encoded by the coding sequence ATGCGCCTCCTGCCCGATCTCGTTTACGCCGACGGTCGCTTCCAGCCCGGGCTCTCCGTGGAGGTAGTCGAGGGGCGAATCGCGGCCATCGGACCGGCGGGCGATCCTGCCGGCGCGGTCCGCCTCGCCGGCAGGCTGCTCCTGCCCGGCACGGTCAACGCGCACTGCCACACCTTCCAGTCGCTCCTGCGCGGGCTCGGTGATGACCTCGACTTCATGGCGTGGCGCGACCGCGTGCTCTACCCCTACTCGACGCGGCTCGATCGCGAGGGCATTTACGTGGGCGCCGCCTTCGCCTTCGCCGAGATGCTGCTCCACGGCGCGACGACCTGCGTGGACTTCTTCTACCTCCAGGACGAGGGGAACGACAACGCCCTAGCCGTGATCCAGGCGGCGCGGGACGTCGGCATCCGGCTGGTGCTGGCGCGCGCGATGTACGACTGGGAGGGAGCGCCGGCGCGCTACCGGGAGAAGCCGGCCGAGGCGGCCAGGCGCACCGCGGATCTGATCGCCAAGTACGCGACGGATCCGCTGGTCCGCGTACAGCCGGCGCCCCACAGCCCCCACGGCGCATCGCCCGCCATGATCCGGGCCGGGTTCGAGGTCGCCCAGTCGGCCGGCACGCCCTTCCACATCCACGTGGCGGAAGGACAGTACGAGGGGGCGCGCACGCTCAAGGAGCACGGCGCGACGCCCATTCGCTACCTCGACAAGCTCGGCGTGCTCGGGGAGCGCATGATCGGCGTCCACTGCGTCTGGCTGGACGACGACGAGGTCCGGCTGATGGGCGAGCGCGGGGCAGCTCTGGCGTACTGCCCGTCGTCGAACATGATCCTGGGCGACGGCATCACCCGGATCACGGAACTCCTCGACGCCGGCGTGCGCATCGGCCTCGGCACGGACGGCGGCTGCACCAACAACCGCCTCAGCGTCTTCGAGGAGATGCGAATGGCCGCGCTGCTCCAGAAAGTGCGGCATCTCGACGGCACCCGAGTCCCCGCGGAGCGGGCGTTCCAGATGGGGACGCTCGACGGCGGCAGGCTCCTCGACCTACAGGTTGGCGACGTCAAGCGAGACATGCTGGCCGATTTCGTCGCGGTGGACCTCGGTCACCCGTCGCTCCACCCGCCCACGAACCTGCTCAAGAACGTCGTCTACGCCATGTCGCCCCAGGCCATCACCGACGTGTGGGTCCATGGGCGCCAGGTCGTGAAAGACCAGAGGCTCACCATGCTCGATCAGGACTCGCTCATGGAGAGGGTGAGGGCGCTCACCCGGGGCTGGACCGCGGGATGA
- a CDS encoding alpha/beta hydrolase-fold protein — MSDLLETVEIETGREPRAAVIWLHGLGADGHDFEPIVPELGLPAAPALRFIFPHAPLQPVTINGGAVMRAWYDVTGDGRQDAAGVRSSQVRVEALIARERARGVAARSIVLAGFSQGGAVALQTGLRHPERLAGILALSAYLPLPDTLAQEASEANRDVPIFMSHGTQDPVIPLSWATLSRDRLTALGYPILWREYPMPHAVCAEEIEDVGAWLRVVLAPA, encoded by the coding sequence ATGAGCGACCTGCTCGAGACGGTCGAGATCGAGACGGGCCGCGAGCCTCGCGCAGCCGTCATCTGGCTCCACGGCCTCGGCGCCGACGGCCACGACTTCGAGCCCATCGTCCCCGAACTCGGCCTTCCGGCGGCGCCCGCCCTGCGCTTCATCTTCCCCCACGCCCCGCTCCAGCCGGTGACCATCAACGGCGGCGCCGTGATGCGCGCCTGGTACGACGTCACGGGGGACGGCCGGCAGGACGCGGCGGGTGTCCGCTCGTCGCAGGTCCGAGTCGAGGCACTCATCGCCCGGGAGCGCGCCCGGGGCGTCGCGGCGCGGTCCATCGTCCTCGCCGGCTTCTCCCAGGGAGGCGCGGTCGCGCTCCAGACGGGGCTTCGCCATCCCGAGCGCCTCGCGGGAATCCTCGCGCTCTCTGCCTATCTCCCCCTCCCGGACACCCTGGCGCAGGAGGCGAGCGAGGCCAACCGCGACGTACCGATCTTCATGAGCCACGGCACCCAGGATCCGGTGATCCCGCTGTCCTGGGCTACGCTCTCGCGCGACCGGCTGACGGCGCTCGGCTACCCCATCCTGTGGCGGGAGTACCCGATGCCGCACGCGGTGTGCGCCGAGGAGATCGAGGACGTCGGCGCCTGGCTCCGAGTCGTCCTCGCCCCAGCCTAG